The genomic region GGACGAAGGCGCCAAGCGCGCTGCTGCCCTCAATCGCGCTGAGGCAGGCATTGGTCAATTCAACTGCTGTGGTCTCGCCACGGCGCAGGGCATCGCGCGCCTCGGCAATGGTCAATTTGTTCAGATCAGACATCACTCAACCACCTTTGGCACGGCAAAAAATCCTTCGCGCGCATCGGGCGCGTTCGACAAAACCTTGGATTGTTGATTGCCATCCGTCACCTCATCTACACGCGCCTTAAGGCGCTGTGGCGTGACCGATGTCATCGGCTCAACATCGCTGACATCCAGTTCTGAGAGTTGCTCAATAAAGCCCAAGATCGCGTTGAATTCGGACGCTAGGCTTGGCAATTCGGCAGGGTCAACCTTGATGCGGGCAAGTTTCGCCACGCGGGCTGCGGTGTCGGTGTCAATTGACATCGTAATATCCCTTCTGTTCTGTCAGGCGCGGGTTTAGCGGGGCAGGGGCAGCACTGCAAGCGGCCACGCGCAGAAAACCCGTTAGGTGAACCGAACACTTGGCGGGTCGTCATCTGACTGTCACAGTGTCACGCCATAGCCGTGATCCGTAGTATAGGTGCGCCAGCATGAGCGAAAATCAACACCCCCCCAGTCTGAGCGCGCTTTTCGCGGTTTTTGCGCGCATTGGGGTTTTGTCCTTTGGCGGGCCCGCCGCGCAAATCGCCTTGATGCATCGTGAGTTGGTCGAGCAGCGCAATTGGTTGAGCGAACGACAATTTCTTGCGGCACTGTCCTTCACCATGCTTTTGCCCGGGCCAGAGGCTATGCAACTGGCCACTTATGCAGGGTGGCGCTTGCGCGGCACTTTGGGTGGCTTGATCGGTGGGGGACTTTTCGTCTTACCGGGTGCTGCGGTGATCATGGCCTTAAGCGCGCTTTATGTGGGCTTTGGTCAGCTGCCGCTTATGGCGGCGCTGTTCTTGGGCATCAAGGCAGCGGTGATTGTGATTGTCATCCAAGCCTTTTTGAACCTGTCAAAGCGCGCCTTAAAGGGGGCCGTTGCCGTGTGGATTGCGGGACTGGCATTTACGGCACTGTTCGTATTTGATCTGCCCTTTCCTTTGGTGATCGCAGGGGCGGCGCTGATTGGCTATTTGGGTTGGATCACGCCGATTGCGGCGGCGGCAGACCTGCCGCAAGGGCGCCCGTCCAACAGCGGTGCTCATCTGGCGATCTGGGGCGGGTTGTGGGCCGCGCCCTTGGGGCTTTTATACCTGATAGCGCCTGAGGGGCTGTTGTTGGAGGTTGGGCTTTTCTTCTCGAAACTGGCGCTTGTGACCTTTGGCGGGGCTTACGCGGTCTTGGCCTATATGGTGCAGCAAGTTGTCGGGGATTTTGGATGGCTCACCACAGGGCAGATGATGGATGCTTTGGGCTTGGCTGAAACCACGCCTGGGCCGCTGATATTGGTGACGCAATTTGTTGGCTTCCTTGCAGGGTTTGGCACCTATGGGTGGGCAGGTGCGGTCACTGCCGCGGTTTTGACCCTTTGGGTGACGTTCATACCCTGCTTCTTGTGGATATTCCTATTCGCGCCACAAGTGGATCGCTTGGTCGCATGGCCCAAGCTAAAGGCCGCGCTTGACGGGGTTATGGCGGCGGTTGTTGGGGTTATTGCCAATTTGTCTGTGTGGTTCGCGCTGCATGTCTGGTTTGAAACGGTCACGCGCGACAACGGGCTGTGGCTGCCTGATTGGGCGAGCCTTGATTTGGCTGCCGTGATCTTGACCCTTCTCGCGGCAATCTTACTGCTGTGGCAGAAGATGGGCCTGATCCGCGTTCTTGTGATTATGGCGGGGGCGGGCGCGCTTATTTCCCCGTTTTTCGGTTGACACCTGCCGCCCCGTCAGTAAAAGCGCCCAAACAGAATTATCTCGCGCGCGGATTCTCGCGCCGATCAACGCCGTTCAAGGAGCAACGCCATGGCGAAGCCGACCACGATTAAAATCCGCCTGAACTCCACGGCGGGTACAGGCCACTTCTATGTGACCAAGAAAAACGCACGCACAATGACCGAGAAAATGACAGCGCGCAAATACGACCCAGTCGTGCGCAAGCATGTCGAATATAAAGAAGGTAAGATCAAATAAGATCTGCCTCTCTTGGGTATACATAAAAAAGCCGCGCCTGATTGCGCGGCTTTTTTATTGGCGTGATACAGCAATGGAAAAGGGCCGCACTGTTCATGCGGCCCTTCATTTTTGGATATGTGCCCTGAAGGCTTATTCGCGGTTACCCAAGAATTGCAGCAGGAACATGAACATATTGATAAAGTCGAGATAGAGGCGCAACGCCCCCATAATCGCGGATTTGTTCAGCCATTCCTGATCGCCATGCACGGCATGGTCGATATATTCTTGTTTGATGGACTGGGTGTCATAGGCAGTCAGACCTGCGAAGATCAGCACGCCCAAAATGGTGATTGCGAAATGGATCGCGGGTGAGCCCAAGAAAATATTGATGATCGAGGCCACAATCAGGCCGATCACGCCCATCATCAAGAATGTACCCCAGCCGCTGAGATCCTTTTTGGTGGTGTAGCCATAAAGGCTAAGCCCCGCAAAGGCGATGGCGGTGGTCAGGAAGGTCTGTGTGATGGACACGCCTGTGAACACAGCAAAGATCCACGAGATGGAGATACCCATCACGGCAGCGAAGGCATAGAAGAACAACTGCGCTGCTGCAGCAGACAAGCGGTTCACCGCCGCGCCAAAGGCAAAGACCATGATCAGCGGCGCGAACATGGCAATCCAGCCAAGGATATTGGGCTGCATCGTGATCGGGTCGCGGAATAGGGCGTTCAGCGCAGGGTTGCTGCCGATTGCCCAAGCAGCGCCTGCGGTCATGACCATGCCTACGGACATGGTGCCGTAGACCTTGTTCATATGGGCGCGCAAGCCCTGATCAATCTGCGCTGCATTGGCCGAGGCCGCTGCCGAGCGCATCGTTTGATATGGTGCCATTGATCCCTCCTACAGAGATGGCTGTCACGGTCAAAAAGGGTGGCAAAGCCGCCCCTTGGGGTCGCAGGCGGCACTCTGCCGCCCGTCCTTGGCCTTAATATTGGCAAGAAGGGCTATTTTTTCAAGTGAAAGCTATGCAAAACACACTCAAAGGTTTGATAGTTTTTTCCTATCACGTAAGCCTGCGATAGGTATCAAAGCGTCTTTGAAATTTCGATCACCACTTTGCCCGTGGATTTGCGCGATCTAAGCGCGTCAAGGGCTGCAGGCAGGGCGTCAAACGGGTAAGTTGCACCAATATGAGGCTTGAGGCCGCCTTGTGTATAAAGGCCAAAAACCTGTTCAAGGGAGTGTTGCAAGGCCTCTGGATTAAAGCGCAGATACCCGCCCCAATACAGGCCCATCACATCAAGATTTTTGACAAGCAGATGATTGGCGGGGATTTGCGGAACGGTGCCGCTGGCAAAGCCGATGCTTAAAATCCGCCCTTCGGGCCGCATAGCGCGAAAACCGGCCTCAAATCCCGCGCCGCCAACCGCATCATAAAGCACATCAACACCGCCAAGGGCGCGCAATTGGTCGCGCAGATCGGGGGTGTCTGCGTCAATCACATGATCCGCACCAGCGCGTTTGGCAATTTCAAGCTTGGCTTGCCCGCGCGCCACCGCAATGACCTTGGCCCCAAGGCTTGCGCCGATTTCCACCGCGGTCAGGCCGACCCCACCTGCCGCACCTAACACGGCAAGGGTTTCCCCCGCAGCCAGACGCGCACGCCGCGTCAGTGCCAGATGTGAGGTGCCATAGGCAATCAAAAATCCTGCGGCCTCGGTCAAGGGCATGTGATCTGGCAGGCGCAGGGCGCGCTGTGCGGGAAAGCATCCATATTCTGCCAAACCGCCTTGGCCCGCATAAACGGCCACAGGATCCCCTACCGCGTGGGTTGTCACCCCATCCCCAAGCGCAT from Rhodobacterales bacterium HKCCA1288 harbors:
- the gatC gene encoding Asp-tRNA(Asn)/Glu-tRNA(Gln) amidotransferase subunit GatC, whose protein sequence is MSIDTDTAARVAKLARIKVDPAELPSLASEFNAILGFIEQLSELDVSDVEPMTSVTPQRLKARVDEVTDGNQQSKVLSNAPDAREGFFAVPKVVE
- the chrA gene encoding chromate efflux transporter; its protein translation is MSENQHPPSLSALFAVFARIGVLSFGGPAAQIALMHRELVEQRNWLSERQFLAALSFTMLLPGPEAMQLATYAGWRLRGTLGGLIGGGLFVLPGAAVIMALSALYVGFGQLPLMAALFLGIKAAVIVIVIQAFLNLSKRALKGAVAVWIAGLAFTALFVFDLPFPLVIAGAALIGYLGWITPIAAAADLPQGRPSNSGAHLAIWGGLWAAPLGLLYLIAPEGLLLEVGLFFSKLALVTFGGAYAVLAYMVQQVVGDFGWLTTGQMMDALGLAETTPGPLILVTQFVGFLAGFGTYGWAGAVTAAVLTLWVTFIPCFLWIFLFAPQVDRLVAWPKLKAALDGVMAAVVGVIANLSVWFALHVWFETVTRDNGLWLPDWASLDLAAVILTLLAAILLLWQKMGLIRVLVIMAGAGALISPFFG
- the rpmG gene encoding 50S ribosomal protein L33, which produces MAKPTTIKIRLNSTAGTGHFYVTKKNARTMTEKMTARKYDPVVRKHVEYKEGKIK
- a CDS encoding Bax inhibitor-1/YccA family protein, which encodes MAPYQTMRSAAASANAAQIDQGLRAHMNKVYGTMSVGMVMTAGAAWAIGSNPALNALFRDPITMQPNILGWIAMFAPLIMVFAFGAAVNRLSAAAAQLFFYAFAAVMGISISWIFAVFTGVSITQTFLTTAIAFAGLSLYGYTTKKDLSGWGTFLMMGVIGLIVASIINIFLGSPAIHFAITILGVLIFAGLTAYDTQSIKQEYIDHAVHGDQEWLNKSAIMGALRLYLDFINMFMFLLQFLGNRE
- a CDS encoding NADPH:quinone oxidoreductase family protein; the protein is MQAWELSAFNTAPEIRELPMPRPNKGEIRVRIAACGLNFADLLMIEGKYQDTPTPPFVMGLELAGVVDALGDGVTTHAVGDPVAVYAGQGGLAEYGCFPAQRALRLPDHMPLTEAAGFLIAYGTSHLALTRRARLAAGETLAVLGAAGGVGLTAVEIGASLGAKVIAVARGQAKLEIAKRAGADHVIDADTPDLRDQLRALGGVDVLYDAVGGAGFEAGFRAMRPEGRILSIGFASGTVPQIPANHLLVKNLDVMGLYWGGYLRFNPEALQHSLEQVFGLYTQGGLKPHIGATYPFDALPAALDALRSRKSTGKVVIEISKTL